One part of the Neisseria zalophi genome encodes these proteins:
- the nuoN gene encoding NADH-quinone oxidoreductase subunit NuoN, protein MNWTDLNLIPAMPEIVLLSALGIVLLVDLWVKDENRYITHILSLLSLVAATAAQINVWTTQSISTFSGMYIADGMSQLSKLVMYAVIFAIFIYSKPYNQDRNIFKGEFYTLSFFALIGMSVMVSAGHFLTAYIGLELLSLSLYAMIALRRDSAKAAEAALKYFVLGALASGLLLYGISMVYGATGSLEFATVLATDYEGQAQSWLLKLGLIFIVVAVAFKLGAVPFHMWVPDVYQGAPTSVAAFVGTVPKIAAVIFTFRLLVTALGTVRQDWTQMLAILAVASLVIGNLAAIMQTNIKRMFAYSTISHMGFILLAFMGEILGFTAGLYYAITYVIMSLVGFGVLMLLSNESFECEEIQDLAGLNQRNAWYAFLMMLALFSMAGIPPLMGFYAKFVVIKALLAQGLVGLSVFAVIMSLIGAFYYLRVVKVIYFDQATNDRSIGSNITAKVFLSVNAVLLLVWGVLPQSVMDWCLKALERTF, encoded by the coding sequence ATGAACTGGACAGATTTAAATTTAATCCCTGCCATGCCTGAAATCGTATTGCTTTCGGCATTAGGTATTGTATTGTTAGTAGATTTATGGGTGAAAGATGAGAATCGTTATATTACCCATATTTTAAGCCTGCTTTCTTTAGTGGCAGCTACAGCGGCTCAAATAAACGTGTGGACTACTCAAAGTATTTCTACTTTTAGCGGTATGTATATTGCAGACGGTATGTCACAGTTATCTAAACTGGTAATGTATGCTGTCATATTTGCTATTTTTATTTACAGTAAGCCCTATAACCAGGATCGCAATATTTTCAAAGGCGAGTTTTATACTTTGTCATTTTTTGCCTTGATTGGTATGAGTGTGATGGTAAGTGCAGGGCATTTTCTAACAGCTTATATCGGCTTGGAGCTGCTTTCTCTTTCACTTTATGCCATGATCGCTTTACGTAGAGATTCGGCAAAAGCAGCTGAAGCAGCTTTAAAGTATTTTGTATTGGGTGCATTGGCATCTGGGTTGCTGCTATATGGTATTTCAATGGTTTATGGGGCAACAGGTTCTTTAGAGTTTGCGACTGTATTGGCAACCGACTATGAGGGTCAGGCTCAAAGTTGGTTATTAAAACTTGGTTTGATTTTTATTGTGGTTGCAGTTGCATTTAAATTAGGTGCTGTACCGTTTCATATGTGGGTGCCGGATGTTTATCAAGGTGCGCCAACCTCAGTTGCCGCATTTGTTGGTACAGTTCCTAAAATCGCTGCAGTTATTTTTACTTTCCGCCTGTTAGTTACTGCATTGGGAACGGTACGTCAGGACTGGACACAAATGCTGGCTATTTTAGCCGTTGCTTCTTTAGTCATCGGTAATTTGGCCGCTATTATGCAAACCAATATCAAGCGTATGTTTGCTTATTCTACTATTTCACATATGGGCTTTATTTTATTGGCATTTATGGGTGAGATATTAGGGTTTACTGCCGGTTTGTATTATGCCATTACTTATGTGATTATGAGTTTAGTCGGCTTTGGCGTGTTGATGTTGCTGTCAAACGAATCATTCGAATGCGAAGAAATTCAAGATTTGGCCGGCTTGAATCAAAGAAATGCGTGGTATGCATTTTTAATGATGCTTGCGTTATTCTCGATGGCAGGTATTCCGCCGTTGATGGGTTTTTATGCTAAATTTGTCGTGATTAAAGCATTGCTGGCTCAAGGCCTCGTTGGATTATCGGTATTTGCGGTAATAATGAGTCTGATCGGTGCGTTCTACTACCTGCGTGTCGTTAAAGTCATCTACTTTGATCAGGCTACCAACGACAGATCTATTGGAAGCAATATTACAGCTAAAGTATTTTTATCTGTGAATGCCGTTTTATTATTGGTTTGGGGTGTATTGCCTCAAAGCGTTATGGATTGGTGTTTAAAAGCATTGGAACGAACCTTTTAA
- the proB gene encoding glutamate 5-kinase, producing the protein MNKKGRTLNNAKLIVVKVGSSLVTSEGRGIDQAALNQWATQIAQLQKNGIDVVFVSSGAIAEGIKRLGWPKRPTALNELQAAAAVGQMGLAQAYETAFHPHNIHTAQILLTHEDLSNRTRYLNARSTLRMLLSKGIVPIINENDTVTIDEIKLGDNDTLGALVTNLVDADILIILTDQKGLYDSDPRKNPRAQFINCIEAEHPELEKMAGGAGSGVGTGGMYTKVRAAKRAALSGASTVVASGHEENILVRLMNGEQIGTLFTSSHSRVAARKQWLLGHVQQAGSIIVDEGAENALIQGHRSLLPVGCVRVDGHFHRGELVAVLNTEGKEIARGLVNYSSGEISKILRIPSEYIADKLGYVNEPELIHRDNMAHW; encoded by the coding sequence ATGAATAAAAAAGGACGCACCTTAAATAATGCAAAATTAATTGTAGTAAAGGTTGGTTCCAGTTTGGTTACCTCTGAGGGGCGTGGTATAGATCAGGCCGCTTTAAACCAGTGGGCAACACAAATTGCACAGTTACAAAAAAACGGTATTGATGTTGTTTTTGTATCCAGCGGGGCGATTGCCGAAGGTATCAAGCGTTTAGGTTGGCCGAAACGGCCAACGGCTTTAAATGAATTACAGGCCGCGGCAGCCGTCGGACAGATGGGGTTGGCGCAGGCTTATGAAACGGCATTTCATCCACATAATATCCATACTGCTCAAATTTTGCTCACCCATGAAGATTTAAGTAACCGTACTCGTTATCTCAATGCGCGCAGCACATTGCGCATGTTGCTTTCCAAAGGCATTGTACCGATTATCAATGAAAATGATACGGTAACCATTGATGAGATCAAGTTGGGCGACAATGATACCTTAGGAGCACTGGTTACCAATTTGGTTGATGCCGATATTCTGATTATTTTGACCGACCAAAAAGGTTTATATGATAGTGATCCGCGTAAAAACCCTCGGGCGCAGTTTATCAATTGTATTGAAGCAGAGCATCCGGAACTAGAGAAAATGGCGGGAGGGGCTGGTAGTGGTGTTGGCACAGGAGGTATGTATACTAAAGTTAGGGCTGCCAAACGGGCGGCATTGAGTGGCGCTTCTACTGTAGTGGCTTCCGGTCATGAAGAAAATATTTTAGTCCGCTTGATGAATGGTGAGCAAATTGGCACTTTATTTACCAGCAGTCATAGTCGGGTGGCGGCACGCAAGCAATGGTTGCTTGGGCATGTTCAACAGGCTGGTAGCATCATAGTTGATGAGGGCGCTGAAAACGCATTAATTCAAGGTCATCGAAGTTTGTTGCCGGTTGGTTGTGTGCGGGTAGACGGGCATTTTCACCGTGGTGAATTGGTTGCAGTTTTGAATACTGAAGGCAAGGAGATTGCCAGAGGATTAGTAAATTATAGTAGTGGGGAAATCAGTAAAATTTTACGCATACCATCGGAATATATTGCTGATAAGCTCGGTTATGTGAACGAACCGGAATTGATACACCGGGATAATATGGCACATTGGTAA
- a CDS encoding NADH-quinone oxidoreductase subunit M — translation MFFNNLLSLAIWMPIIAGVLVLATGSDNRALLARILALIGSLAGFLVTLPLFTGFDRLNGGYQFTEFHQWIPALNINYALGVDGISVLFIILNAFITLMVVLAGWEVIQKRVAQYMACFLIMSGLINGAFAAQDAILFYVFFEGMLIPLYLIIGMWGGPRRVYASVKLFLYTLLGSLLMLVGMVYLSYQAEGSFSIVDFQNLKQIPLGIQQLLFIGFFLSFAVKVPMWPVHTWLPDAHVEAPTGGSMVLAAITLKIGAYGFLRFILPILPDAARYFAPVIIVLSLIAVIYIGMVALVQTDMKKLVAYSSISHMGFVTLGMFLFLDGQLNDWALKGAIIQMISHGFVSAAMFMCIGVMYDRLHTREISEYGGVVNVMPKFAAFMMLFGMANAGLPATSGFVGEFMVIMGGIEVNFWVGALAAITLIYGASYTLWMYKRVIFGEIKNPEVQKMQDVNGREFLILTILAVCVLGMGLYPNMFIEVVHQAANDLISQVAQSKI, via the coding sequence ATGTTTTTCAACAACCTACTCAGCTTGGCAATATGGATGCCGATTATTGCCGGTGTGCTGGTGCTGGCAACGGGATCGGACAATCGGGCCCTTTTGGCACGCATACTTGCCCTTATCGGTTCGCTGGCCGGATTTTTAGTAACACTACCTTTGTTTACAGGGTTTGATCGTTTAAACGGCGGCTATCAGTTTACCGAGTTCCATCAATGGATTCCTGCATTAAATATTAATTATGCATTAGGTGTGGATGGTATATCCGTGTTATTTATCATACTTAATGCCTTTATTACTTTAATGGTAGTGCTTGCAGGTTGGGAAGTGATACAAAAGCGTGTAGCACAATATATGGCCTGCTTCTTAATTATGTCGGGTCTGATTAACGGCGCATTTGCTGCCCAAGATGCTATTCTGTTTTATGTGTTTTTTGAAGGTATGTTAATTCCGTTGTATTTGATTATCGGTATGTGGGGTGGGCCACGCCGTGTTTATGCATCGGTTAAATTATTCTTATATACCTTATTAGGTTCTCTGTTGATGCTGGTAGGCATGGTGTATTTATCTTATCAAGCAGAAGGTAGTTTTTCGATTGTAGATTTCCAAAATCTGAAACAGATTCCACTTGGTATTCAACAACTATTGTTTATCGGGTTCTTCTTATCTTTTGCCGTAAAAGTACCGATGTGGCCGGTACATACATGGTTACCGGATGCGCACGTTGAAGCCCCGACAGGTGGTTCTATGGTTTTGGCTGCTATTACCTTAAAAATCGGTGCATATGGTTTCTTACGTTTTATTTTACCAATACTACCTGATGCAGCACGTTATTTTGCCCCTGTCATTATTGTGTTGAGTTTGATTGCTGTAATTTATATCGGTATGGTTGCTTTGGTACAAACCGATATGAAAAAGCTGGTAGCGTATTCTTCAATCAGCCATATGGGCTTTGTAACATTAGGTATGTTTTTATTTTTAGATGGGCAATTGAATGACTGGGCTTTAAAAGGTGCCATTATTCAGATGATTTCACATGGTTTTGTTTCTGCCGCAATGTTTATGTGTATTGGTGTTATGTATGATCGCCTACATACACGTGAAATTTCAGAATATGGTGGTGTTGTGAATGTCATGCCTAAATTTGCTGCTTTTATGATGTTGTTTGGTATGGCTAATGCCGGGTTGCCTGCTACCTCAGGTTTCGTCGGTGAGTTTATGGTTATTATGGGTGGTATTGAAGTAAATTTCTGGGTAGGTGCTTTAGCAGCCATCACATTAATTTATGGTGCGTCTTATACGTTATGGATGTATAAGCGGGTCATCTTCGGTGAAATTAAAAATCCTGAAGTTCAAAAAATGCAAGATGTTAATGGACGTGAATTTTTAATTTTAACTATTTTGGCAGTATGTGTTTTGGGCATGGGTTTGTATCCGAATATGTTTATTGAAGTTGTCCATCAGGCTGCTAATGACTTAATTAGCCAAGTGGCACAAAGTAAGATTTGA
- a CDS encoding DUF2818 family protein, which yields MTSPMYILLLLAFIFANAPFLTQRLLGIFKLKHKHIGHHLFELFVGFCITAALAWLLESRAGIVHHQDWEFYVVTICLYLIFAFPAFVWRYFWSGRNKE from the coding sequence ATGACTTCCCCAATGTATATTCTATTATTGTTGGCCTTTATTTTTGCCAATGCTCCATTTTTGACACAACGGCTATTGGGTATTTTTAAGCTGAAACATAAACATATCGGGCATCATTTATTTGAATTGTTTGTGGGCTTTTGTATTACAGCAGCGTTGGCATGGTTGCTTGAATCAAGAGCAGGTATTGTGCATCATCAGGATTGGGAGTTTTATGTTGTTACTATCTGTCTCTATCTGATTTTTGCTTTTCCGGCTTTTGTATGGCGTTATTTTTGGAGTGGCCGTAATAAAGAATAG